In a genomic window of Aeromonas veronii:
- the hutH gene encoding histidine ammonia-lyase yields MFELTITPGELDLATLRRVSREPVHISLDPAALPGIHASAAVVTKVIEQNRVVYGINTGFGLLANTRIPVEQLDELQRSIVLSHAAGIGTYMDDATVRLMMVLKLNSLARGFSGIRLTVLEALMRLINAEVYPVVPKKGSVGASGDLAPLAHMSCLLIGEGKARHKGELIDAATALKIAGLEPIALWPKEGLALLNGTQASTAFALEGLFHAEDLFAGAITIGAMSVEAALGSRRPFDARIHAVRGQRGQIDAAACYRHLLVDGSEIGMSHHNCEKVQDPYSLRCQPQVMGACLTQIRQAAEVLVCEANAVSDNPLVFADDEEILSGGNFHAEPVAFAADNLALAIAEIGSLSERRMALLIDSRMSGLPAFLVNNGGVNSGFMIAQVTSAALASENKTLAHPASVDSLPTSANQEDHVSMATFAGRRLADMAENTRGILAVELLAAAQGLDFRAPLRTTELIEQAKGRLRAEVSFYDKDRYFAPDIEAAAALLGRASYNDLIPAGVLPSL; encoded by the coding sequence ATGTTTGAATTGACTATTACTCCGGGCGAGCTGGATCTTGCCACCCTGCGCCGCGTCAGCCGCGAGCCGGTACATATTTCACTGGATCCGGCCGCGCTGCCGGGGATCCACGCTTCCGCTGCCGTAGTCACCAAGGTGATCGAGCAGAACCGGGTGGTGTACGGCATCAACACCGGCTTTGGCCTGTTGGCCAACACCCGTATTCCGGTGGAGCAGCTTGACGAGCTGCAGCGATCCATCGTGCTCTCCCACGCTGCGGGCATCGGCACCTATATGGATGACGCCACCGTGCGGCTGATGATGGTGCTCAAGCTCAACTCGCTGGCGCGCGGCTTCTCCGGCATCCGCTTGACGGTGTTGGAGGCGCTGATGCGGCTCATCAACGCCGAAGTCTATCCGGTAGTACCGAAGAAGGGATCTGTCGGTGCCTCCGGCGATCTGGCGCCCCTGGCCCATATGAGCTGCCTGCTGATAGGTGAAGGCAAGGCTCGCCACAAGGGCGAGCTGATCGACGCAGCTACTGCGCTGAAAATTGCCGGGCTCGAGCCTATCGCGCTGTGGCCCAAAGAAGGATTGGCGCTGCTCAACGGCACCCAGGCCAGCACCGCCTTTGCGCTGGAAGGGCTGTTCCACGCCGAGGATCTGTTTGCCGGTGCCATCACCATCGGTGCCATGAGCGTGGAGGCCGCCCTTGGCAGCCGCCGTCCGTTCGATGCCCGCATCCACGCGGTGCGCGGTCAGCGTGGCCAGATTGATGCGGCCGCCTGCTATCGCCACCTGCTGGTGGATGGCAGCGAGATCGGCATGTCCCATCACAACTGCGAGAAGGTGCAGGATCCCTACTCATTGCGCTGCCAGCCGCAGGTGATGGGGGCTTGCCTGACCCAGATCCGTCAGGCCGCCGAGGTGTTGGTGTGCGAAGCCAACGCGGTCTCCGACAACCCGCTGGTGTTTGCCGATGATGAGGAGATCCTCTCCGGTGGCAACTTCCACGCCGAGCCGGTCGCCTTTGCCGCCGACAATCTGGCGCTGGCCATCGCCGAAATCGGCTCGCTCTCCGAGCGGCGGATGGCGCTGCTGATCGACTCGCGCATGTCCGGTCTGCCGGCGTTTCTGGTCAACAACGGCGGGGTGAATTCGGGCTTCATGATCGCACAGGTCACCTCGGCGGCGCTCGCCTCCGAGAACAAGACGCTGGCTCATCCCGCCTCGGTGGATAGTCTGCCCACTTCCGCCAATCAGGAGGATCACGTCTCCATGGCCACCTTCGCCGGGCGTCGATTGGCGGACATGGCGGAGAACACCCGCGGCATTCTGGCGGTGGAACTGCTGGCGGCAGCACAGGGTCTGGACTTCCGTGCGCCCCTGCGCACTACCGAGCTGATCGAGCAGGCCAAGGGACGCCTGCGGGCAGAGGTGAGCTTCTACGACAAGGACAGGTACTTCGCGCCGGATATCGAAGCTGCCGCCGCCCTGCTGGGGCGTGCCAGTTACAACGATCTGATCCCGGCCGGGGTGCTGCCCAGCCTGTAA
- a CDS encoding EAL domain-containing protein, whose translation MRKSPVWLSLLLFVLPIVGSQFLGLWFAKPMALHLLEEKVAELKDAMAERHRELDAAISQQLAQFEFTCGAKDMLLLRDPRFYSNHIRLQGLELAPGDSCSSLGMGIPLLKDLQDSGQKFGKLGITATVAQFNTEQELVVYYQSGGNRAYWVLDNSWSHNLLQHSCSNCFYLEFSRQDSDVTTVHFPRGDKAIKQEENNRSLSFYDPNELTRQTVWAGNALEQYAHDQLNHYGLWFGIVLGTLLSITYWLLRSYRRSLKGLLQTGLIRREFIPLYQPIVDARTHQVVGFEALLRWQRGNELIPPGTFIEYAEEQGLILPMTEQLLEQVIGDLPLLAPEQWVSVNLVAAHIEQPMLRTLLAHSNNPSPARLTFELTERKPILDIKAATEEITLLQQMGYHFKLDDFGTGYGGFAYLQSLGIRQIKIDKMFVDTIGTNDLKRSVLDAIIVFGRESGMEMIAEGVESQLQVDYLSQHGVYLIQGYFFGKPMSLKMLPRWQQEWQQQYQKTS comes from the coding sequence TTGCGTAAATCACCCGTCTGGCTCTCTCTGTTGCTGTTCGTCCTGCCTATCGTGGGCAGCCAGTTTCTCGGCCTGTGGTTTGCCAAACCGATGGCATTACACCTGCTGGAAGAGAAGGTCGCTGAGCTCAAGGATGCCATGGCAGAACGCCACCGGGAGCTGGATGCCGCCATCAGCCAGCAACTGGCACAATTTGAGTTCACCTGTGGCGCCAAGGACATGCTGCTGCTGCGCGATCCGCGTTTTTATAGCAATCATATCCGCCTGCAGGGGCTGGAACTCGCCCCCGGTGACAGCTGCTCTAGCCTGGGCATGGGGATCCCGCTACTCAAGGACCTCCAAGACAGCGGGCAGAAATTCGGTAAACTCGGAATCACTGCTACTGTGGCCCAATTCAATACCGAGCAGGAGCTGGTGGTCTATTACCAATCCGGCGGCAACCGCGCCTACTGGGTGCTGGATAACAGCTGGAGCCACAACCTGCTGCAACACTCCTGTTCCAACTGCTTCTATCTGGAGTTCAGCCGGCAGGACTCCGATGTAACCACAGTCCACTTTCCCCGTGGCGACAAAGCCATCAAACAGGAAGAGAACAATCGCAGCCTGAGTTTCTACGATCCGAATGAACTCACCAGACAGACGGTCTGGGCGGGCAACGCGCTGGAGCAATATGCCCATGACCAGCTCAATCACTACGGTCTCTGGTTCGGTATCGTGCTCGGCACCCTGTTAAGCATCACCTACTGGCTGCTGCGCAGCTACCGGCGCTCCCTCAAGGGGCTGCTGCAGACAGGGTTGATACGCAGGGAATTTATTCCCCTCTACCAGCCGATAGTGGATGCCCGTACCCACCAAGTGGTGGGATTCGAGGCGCTGCTGCGCTGGCAGCGGGGCAACGAGCTGATCCCCCCGGGCACCTTTATCGAGTATGCAGAGGAACAGGGACTGATCCTGCCGATGACCGAACAGTTGCTGGAGCAAGTGATCGGCGACCTGCCACTGCTGGCACCGGAGCAATGGGTCAGCGTCAATCTGGTGGCGGCCCATATCGAGCAACCTATGCTGCGCACCCTGCTCGCTCACAGCAACAACCCCTCACCGGCCCGGCTCACCTTCGAGCTGACCGAGCGCAAGCCGATCCTCGACATCAAGGCCGCCACCGAGGAGATCACCCTGCTGCAACAGATGGGTTATCACTTCAAGCTGGATGATTTCGGTACCGGCTACGGCGGCTTTGCCTACCTGCAGAGCCTGGGGATCCGCCAGATCAAGATCGACAAGATGTTCGTCGATACCATCGGTACCAACGACCTCAAGCGCAGCGTGCTGGATGCCATCATCGTCTTTGGTCGGGAGTCGGGCATGGAGATGATCGCCGAAGGGGTCGAGAGTCAGCTGCAAGTCGACTATCTGAGCCAGCACGGCGTCTATCTGATCCAGGGCTACTTCTTCGGCAAGCCCATGTCGCTGAAGATGCTGCCCCGCTGGCAACAGGAGTGGCAGCAGCAATACCAGAAGACCAGCTAG
- the csrD gene encoding RNase E specificity factor CsrD, translating to MKLTTQLVSFITLCVIAAMATVLIGGVFSFRELGMELQQKKVDALVEVIDKQLDVAHDMEDMSHWLPTLLRASHVVELEVRQNNQRVYWFRDVRNPVDEQLLLPYSHPLPHQAGMQANFKLERPFKEAEYSIKAMSGISFGVFIVVFGLWYSIRWLRQQLRGAELLGIRAQLILDDKLSKLSHDTAEEWPVAASQALDHLLAELADARKERSRFDNFIRSNAFVDKMTGIGNRLFFDNRLESAIMEASVMSGGVLLIDLACLEELEADQFELQGHDLLMEASATIGAFVRKHNGALQARYAGQVFAVLLPNMSESEMVDGASQLLKSLQRLHWPQEVNPETAVYLGAVCYQAEDSLLKVQEEAELALKSARLQGHNGWFLYEKQLDEEQSSKGTVRWRTLISRRLEEHSIDFYTQPIQQDRGQVVLQQELLTYLHDEQGRALQAGIFMPMAEKVGLLLQLDRLVAEQTLALLRQRSEQSCPISLTLSAQNLLNREFQRWLFFALFQLPRSTNERLILQLSESQVTRHFEALKRPLRSLRMLGCQLAIDHAGQDVVSTQYIKEFEINFLKLHPSLVREIHARQVNQMAVRSLVGGCANTRTRVLAVGVESGDEWKMLRHLGVHAGQGPWFAEPQRLELAPVGD from the coding sequence ATGAAACTCACAACACAGCTTGTCTCATTTATCACCCTATGCGTGATTGCCGCCATGGCAACCGTGCTGATTGGCGGGGTGTTCAGCTTTCGCGAGCTGGGCATGGAGTTGCAGCAAAAGAAGGTCGATGCGCTGGTCGAAGTGATCGACAAGCAGCTCGATGTCGCCCACGACATGGAGGATATGAGCCACTGGCTGCCCACCTTGCTGCGGGCGTCCCATGTGGTGGAGCTGGAGGTGCGCCAGAATAACCAGCGGGTCTACTGGTTCCGCGATGTGCGCAATCCGGTCGACGAACAGCTGCTGCTGCCATATAGCCACCCTTTGCCCCATCAGGCCGGCATGCAGGCCAACTTCAAACTGGAGCGTCCCTTCAAAGAGGCGGAATACTCCATCAAGGCGATGTCCGGTATTTCGTTCGGCGTCTTTATCGTAGTGTTCGGCCTCTGGTACTCCATCCGCTGGCTGCGCCAGCAGTTGCGCGGGGCTGAGCTGCTGGGCATTCGCGCCCAGCTGATCCTCGATGACAAACTCTCCAAGCTGAGTCATGACACTGCCGAAGAGTGGCCGGTGGCCGCCAGTCAGGCCCTCGATCACCTGCTCGCCGAGCTGGCCGATGCCCGCAAGGAGCGTAGCCGTTTCGACAACTTCATTCGCAGCAACGCCTTCGTCGACAAGATGACCGGCATCGGCAACCGGCTGTTTTTCGACAACCGGCTGGAGAGCGCCATCATGGAGGCAAGCGTGATGAGCGGCGGCGTGCTGCTGATCGATCTCGCCTGTCTGGAAGAGCTGGAGGCCGATCAGTTCGAGCTGCAGGGACACGATTTGCTGATGGAGGCGAGCGCCACCATCGGTGCCTTCGTGCGCAAACATAACGGCGCTCTGCAGGCCCGCTACGCCGGCCAGGTCTTTGCGGTGCTGCTGCCTAATATGTCAGAGAGTGAGATGGTGGATGGCGCCAGTCAGTTGCTCAAGAGCCTGCAACGGCTGCATTGGCCGCAGGAGGTCAACCCCGAGACGGCGGTCTATCTAGGCGCCGTCTGCTATCAGGCAGAAGACAGCCTGCTCAAGGTGCAGGAGGAGGCGGAGCTGGCCCTCAAGAGCGCCCGTCTGCAGGGCCATAACGGTTGGTTCCTCTACGAGAAGCAGCTGGATGAGGAGCAGAGCAGCAAGGGTACGGTACGCTGGCGCACCCTGATCAGTCGCCGGCTCGAAGAGCACAGCATCGATTTTTACACCCAACCGATCCAGCAGGATCGGGGACAGGTGGTGTTGCAGCAGGAGCTGCTCACCTACCTTCACGATGAACAGGGACGGGCCTTGCAGGCGGGGATCTTCATGCCGATGGCGGAGAAGGTGGGCTTGTTGTTGCAACTGGATCGGCTGGTGGCGGAGCAGACCCTTGCCCTGCTGCGCCAGCGATCCGAGCAGAGCTGCCCCATCAGTTTAACCCTCAGTGCCCAGAACCTGCTCAACCGCGAGTTCCAGCGCTGGCTCTTCTTCGCCCTGTTCCAGCTGCCGCGCAGCACCAACGAGCGGCTGATCCTGCAACTCTCCGAATCTCAGGTGACCCGCCACTTCGAGGCGCTCAAGCGACCGCTGCGCTCCCTGCGGATGCTGGGCTGCCAGCTGGCCATCGATCATGCCGGTCAGGATGTGGTGAGTACCCAGTACATCAAGGAGTTCGAGATCAATTTCCTCAAGCTGCACCCCAGTCTGGTACGGGAGATCCACGCCCGTCAGGTCAACCAGATGGCGGTGCGCAGTCTGGTGGGGGGCTGCGCCAATACCCGCACCCGGGTGCTGGCGGTGGGAGTGGAGAGCGGCGATGAGTGGAAGATGCTGCGCCACCTCGGGGTGCATGCCGGGCAGGGGCCCTGGTTTGCCGAGCCCCAGCGGCTGGAGCTGGCACCGGTTGGCGATTGA
- a CDS encoding pyridoxal-phosphate dependent enzyme has translation MQASLFAASEGQATLPSPLQRLHHPLLTRYGVELWCKRDDLIHPAISGNKWRKLKYHLLHAREHGKRHLLSFGGAYSNHIHALAAAGYQTGLRTTGIIRGEADAVSNTTLRDARHWGMDLVFVDRQRYRRRQDPDWLAQFDAPDTLIVPEGGSSPLAIPGVAELVGEVPFSPDLWVLPCASGGTLAGLIAGKRDREQILAIAVLKGGGFIADEVRRLHPAAINTHGWRIALDHHDGGYAKFSPALWQWVADFSADTGLPLEPIYSGKAMWGLFRELAAGRIAPGSQIVFIHTGGMQGLAGLREQGRL, from the coding sequence TTGCAAGCCAGCCTTTTCGCCGCGTCAGAGGGTCAAGCCACCCTCCCTTCCCCCCTGCAACGACTCCACCATCCGTTGCTGACCCGCTATGGCGTTGAGCTCTGGTGCAAGCGGGATGACCTGATCCATCCGGCCATCTCCGGCAACAAATGGCGCAAGCTCAAGTACCACCTGCTGCATGCCAGAGAGCACGGCAAACGGCATCTGCTCTCGTTCGGCGGTGCCTACTCCAACCATATCCATGCACTGGCTGCCGCCGGATACCAGACTGGTCTGCGCACTACCGGTATCATACGGGGCGAAGCCGATGCCGTCAGCAATACCACCCTGAGGGATGCCAGACACTGGGGCATGGATCTCGTTTTCGTCGATCGCCAGCGTTACCGGCGACGGCAGGATCCCGACTGGCTGGCCCAATTCGATGCGCCCGATACCCTGATCGTGCCGGAAGGGGGTAGCAGCCCGCTGGCCATCCCCGGCGTGGCGGAACTGGTCGGCGAAGTGCCCTTCTCACCGGATCTCTGGGTATTGCCCTGCGCCAGCGGTGGCACCCTGGCGGGCCTGATCGCCGGCAAACGGGATCGGGAGCAGATCCTCGCCATTGCGGTGCTGAAAGGAGGCGGCTTTATCGCTGACGAGGTGCGTCGTCTTCATCCCGCGGCCATCAACACGCACGGCTGGCGGATCGCGCTCGATCACCACGACGGTGGCTACGCCAAATTCAGCCCGGCGCTCTGGCAGTGGGTAGCGGATTTCAGCGCCGACACCGGCCTGCCGCTGGAGCCCATCTACAGCGGCAAGGCTATGTGGGGGCTATTTCGCGAGCTGGCGGCGGGCCGCATCGCCCCCGGCAGCCAGATCGTCTTTATCCACACCGGCGGCATGCAGGGGTTGGCCGGGCTGCGGGAGCAGGGTCGGCTGTGA
- a CDS encoding MSHA biogenesis protein MshI, translating into MKQLFGRSTPSRQVGLLLANDRIMLAAVGNSPVFATRTINGPQEWAVAMNELFSRHGLAKSKVRVALAASLYQQIQIDKPAVPDAEMAGALPWAVKDYVSEPVLQLAMDYVDLPTPPAGRPRINVICLPKSRVQQLADAINGIATLQSIISDELALTSLYDADETVRMLLWQPRGQDLQLLVFHQGGLCFSRQLRGFTSLTGEHEPDSMLLDSLALEIQRSLDYLAGQLKLPELGQMQFAVASPFIGTLVRHMEQTFGFAVSAMANKAVLAGVEYLSAYAAALGDDQ; encoded by the coding sequence ATGAAACAACTGTTCGGACGGTCGACGCCAAGCCGCCAGGTCGGGCTCTTGCTGGCCAATGACAGGATCATGCTGGCTGCGGTGGGCAATTCCCCCGTTTTCGCGACGCGCACCATCAACGGCCCACAGGAGTGGGCGGTGGCCATGAACGAGCTGTTCAGCCGTCATGGTCTGGCCAAGTCTAAAGTGCGGGTGGCCCTCGCCGCCAGCCTTTATCAACAGATCCAGATCGACAAGCCCGCCGTGCCTGACGCCGAGATGGCGGGGGCGCTCCCCTGGGCGGTCAAGGATTATGTCAGCGAACCCGTGCTGCAACTGGCGATGGACTATGTGGACTTGCCCACCCCGCCAGCCGGTCGTCCGCGCATCAATGTGATCTGCCTGCCCAAGAGCCGGGTGCAACAACTGGCCGATGCCATCAACGGCATCGCCACCCTGCAATCCATCATCAGCGACGAGCTGGCGCTCACCTCGCTGTATGACGCCGACGAGACGGTGCGCATGCTGCTGTGGCAGCCCAGGGGTCAGGATCTGCAACTGCTGGTCTTCCATCAGGGAGGGCTCTGCTTCTCCCGCCAACTGCGCGGCTTTACCAGCCTGACTGGCGAACATGAGCCGGACAGCATGCTGCTCGATTCACTGGCGCTGGAGATCCAGCGCTCCCTCGACTATCTGGCGGGTCAGCTGAAATTGCCCGAGCTGGGGCAGATGCAGTTTGCCGTTGCCTCGCCCTTTATCGGTACCCTGGTACGCCACATGGAGCAGACTTTTGGTTTCGCTGTTTCCGCCATGGCCAACAAAGCGGTGCTGGCTGGCGTTGAATACCTCTCGGCTTATGCTGCCGCATTGGGAGATGATCAATGA
- a CDS encoding PilN domain-containing protein gives MKRQINLYGAEFRPKRQWASLNQMALVWGCALLLILLTGIGYSWQQQQVSRALAQHTAELALKRSEAQRLDAELARHQADPRLQQQLINKQDELTAKQGLMRQLGSLTLQKSQGYASVMADLSRIRSSNLSLQRIEINEGRINLSGFAGRSQDVPAWVNRFKQTPSLVGKEFGELTLGRDKEGRLTFQLSGIAREKP, from the coding sequence ATGAAACGTCAGATCAACCTCTATGGCGCCGAGTTTCGTCCCAAGCGGCAGTGGGCCAGCCTCAATCAGATGGCGCTGGTATGGGGCTGTGCACTGCTGCTGATCCTGTTGACGGGGATCGGTTACAGCTGGCAGCAGCAACAGGTCAGCCGGGCGCTGGCGCAGCACACCGCCGAGCTGGCGCTCAAGCGCAGCGAGGCGCAGCGGCTCGATGCCGAGCTGGCGCGCCATCAGGCCGACCCCCGATTGCAGCAGCAACTGATCAACAAGCAGGATGAACTGACAGCCAAGCAGGGGCTGATGCGCCAGCTGGGCAGCCTGACTCTGCAAAAATCCCAGGGCTACGCCAGCGTGATGGCGGATCTCTCCCGCATTCGCAGCAGCAACCTCTCGTTGCAGCGCATCGAGATCAACGAAGGGCGGATCAACCTCTCCGGTTTTGCTGGCCGCAGTCAGGATGTACCGGCCTGGGTCAACCGCTTCAAGCAGACCCCGAGTCTGGTGGGCAAGGAGTTTGGTGAACTGACCCTCGGCCGTGACAAGGAGGGTCGCCTGACCTTCCAGTTGAGCGGCATTGCGCGGGAGAAACCCTGA
- a CDS encoding MSHA biogenesis protein MshJ: MDLKAQWQAWGQRIAVLSQRERVLILLTGLILLGAAGIYGWLEGADTRLQQDRMALSAAERDLEIMELENLGKQARLKRDPNQGVRDQLAQVEADLARIDGELKAQTVDLIPAHEMPLVLEALLSRSANLHMLALSSLEPTPLMAGEQQVNLYKHGIRLRLEGGYFDVYQYLKALEALPRHFYWKQFDYQVKAYPGAVVEMEIYTLSTSKEFIRG, from the coding sequence ATGGACCTGAAAGCACAATGGCAGGCATGGGGCCAGCGCATCGCGGTGTTGAGCCAGCGGGAGCGGGTGTTGATCCTGCTGACCGGCCTGATACTGCTGGGTGCGGCCGGCATTTACGGCTGGCTCGAGGGCGCTGATACCCGCCTGCAGCAGGATCGCATGGCTTTGAGCGCCGCCGAGCGTGACCTCGAAATCATGGAGCTGGAGAACCTCGGCAAACAGGCCCGGCTCAAGCGGGATCCCAATCAGGGAGTGCGCGACCAGTTGGCGCAGGTTGAAGCGGATCTGGCCCGGATCGATGGTGAGCTCAAGGCACAGACCGTCGATCTGATCCCGGCACACGAGATGCCGCTGGTGCTGGAGGCGCTGCTCTCCCGCTCTGCCAATCTTCACATGTTGGCGCTCAGTTCGCTGGAGCCGACCCCGCTGATGGCGGGGGAGCAGCAGGTCAATCTCTACAAGCACGGTATCCGGCTTCGGCTAGAAGGCGGTTATTTCGATGTTTATCAATATCTTAAAGCGCTGGAAGCCTTGCCGCGCCACTTCTACTGGAAGCAGTTCGACTATCAGGTCAAAGCCTATCCCGGCGCGGTGGTGGAGATGGAGATCTACACCCTGAGTACCAGCAAGGAGTTTATCCGTGGCTAG
- a CDS encoding MSHA biogenesis protein MshK codes for MARVFALCCCLFSVLVQAQQVEVLQDPTAPLADVAVDARASGESSAGLPKLQSVVLGNGPALAVLNGKSYRVGQQVGGYTLVAINADAVVLEKAGKRHAVTLFASKIRV; via the coding sequence GTGGCTAGAGTGTTTGCGTTGTGCTGTTGCCTGTTCAGCGTGCTGGTACAGGCACAGCAGGTCGAGGTATTGCAGGATCCCACCGCGCCGCTGGCGGATGTGGCGGTTGACGCCCGTGCGAGCGGCGAGAGCAGCGCCGGTTTGCCGAAGCTGCAGAGCGTGGTGCTGGGCAATGGCCCGGCACTGGCGGTACTCAATGGCAAGAGTTATCGGGTCGGGCAACAGGTGGGCGGCTATACGCTGGTGGCCATCAATGCCGATGCCGTGGTGCTGGAAAAGGCGGGAAAACGCCATGCGGTAACACTGTTTGCCAGCAAGATCCGGGTTTGA
- the mshL gene encoding pilus (MSHA type) biogenesis protein MshL gives MKKHRLCLISVAMMAAGCTTYQHPEPTQAKDALKQAMNEQQKQAAPLTALPKSVQSELLQLNRPQLPVGMPEKRLRIAAHDVEAVEFFGSLFKGSRYSVAVHPGVAGLVSVELKDVTLPEVLAVVGDMYGFDVQRKGNVFHIYPAGLRTETIPVNYLMMSRRGLSRTSVSTGGVTANDSNNSSDSSFDNASNNRGSNNSSSNNSSGDNNNGTRIETDTNSDYWTDLRDSLQTLIGSGDGRAVITSPQAGLVTIRAYPNELKAVREFLTQSESHLKRQVVLEARIIEVALNEGYEQGVDWSGLSASWDGNKGITGGGTAVNSGLPTTPNQIFTALGGGAGFTLSDGNFNVAVNLLKTQGDVNTLSSPRVTATNNQKAVIKVGTDEYYVTNASTTITTTSTGTDKTPNVELTPFFSGIALDVTPQIDEEGKVLLHIHPSVIDTEEQNKVIDMGTSGGKLQLPLAKSSIRESDTVVQANNGDIIVIGGLMKTDKQEIVSKVPLLGDIPWVGEAFTNRRESTKKVELVIMLKPTVVEKDTWQNELQRSSELLDKWYPAKG, from the coding sequence ATGAAAAAACACCGTCTCTGTCTGATCTCCGTGGCCATGATGGCTGCAGGCTGTACCACGTATCAGCACCCCGAGCCGACCCAGGCCAAGGATGCCCTCAAACAGGCCATGAACGAACAGCAGAAGCAGGCTGCCCCTCTGACCGCCTTGCCCAAGTCGGTGCAAAGTGAATTGCTGCAGCTGAACCGGCCACAACTGCCGGTCGGCATGCCGGAGAAGCGGCTGCGTATCGCGGCTCACGACGTGGAGGCGGTGGAGTTTTTCGGTTCGCTGTTCAAGGGCTCCCGCTACAGCGTGGCGGTGCACCCCGGGGTGGCCGGGCTGGTCTCCGTCGAGCTCAAGGATGTGACCCTGCCGGAGGTGCTGGCGGTGGTGGGCGACATGTATGGCTTCGACGTGCAGCGCAAGGGCAATGTCTTCCATATCTATCCGGCGGGTCTGCGCACCGAAACCATCCCGGTCAACTATCTGATGATGTCCCGCCGTGGCCTCTCCCGTACCTCGGTCAGCACCGGCGGGGTGACGGCCAATGACAGCAATAACAGCAGCGACAGCAGTTTTGACAATGCATCGAACAACCGCGGCAGCAACAACTCATCCAGCAACAACTCGAGCGGTGACAATAACAACGGCACCCGCATCGAGACCGACACCAACAGCGACTACTGGACCGATCTGCGCGACTCCCTGCAGACCCTGATCGGCAGTGGTGATGGTCGCGCCGTGATCACCAGTCCGCAGGCGGGTCTGGTGACCATTCGCGCCTACCCGAATGAGCTCAAGGCGGTGCGTGAATTCCTGACCCAGTCCGAGAGTCACCTCAAGCGTCAGGTGGTGCTGGAGGCGCGGATCATCGAAGTCGCCCTCAACGAAGGGTACGAGCAGGGGGTGGACTGGAGCGGTCTCTCCGCCAGTTGGGATGGCAACAAGGGGATCACTGGCGGCGGCACGGCGGTTAACTCAGGGTTGCCCACCACCCCTAACCAGATATTCACCGCACTGGGGGGCGGAGCTGGCTTTACCCTCTCTGACGGCAACTTCAATGTGGCGGTCAACCTGCTCAAGACCCAGGGCGATGTGAATACCCTCTCCAGCCCCCGTGTCACTGCAACCAACAACCAGAAGGCAGTGATCAAGGTGGGGACGGACGAGTATTACGTCACCAATGCGTCCACCACCATTACCACTACCTCGACGGGCACAGACAAGACGCCTAACGTGGAGCTGACCCCCTTCTTCTCCGGTATCGCGCTGGACGTAACGCCGCAGATCGATGAAGAGGGCAAGGTGCTGCTGCACATCCATCCCTCCGTTATCGATACCGAAGAGCAAAACAAGGTGATCGACATGGGCACCTCGGGTGGCAAGTTGCAACTGCCGCTGGCCAAGAGCTCGATCCGCGAATCCGATACCGTGGTGCAGGCCAATAATGGCGACATCATCGTCATCGGCGGTCTGATGAAGACCGACAAGCAGGAGATCGTCAGCAAGGTGCCGCTGCTGGGGGATATTCCCTGGGTGGGCGAAGCCTTTACCAACCGCCGCGAGAGCACCAAGAAGGTGGAGCTGGTGATCATGCTCAAACCGACCGTGGTGGAGAAAGACACCTGGCAAAACGAGCTGCAACGCTCCTCCGAGCTGCTCGACAAGTGGTATCCGGCCAAGGGCTGA